TTGTCTTTCTAATGCAACCACTGAACAAAAACCCACTCATGCTGTCAGAACTattgtaacatttaaatgacagcAGTGTCACCATGTACTATTATAAACATCTAGATGATTGTGGTGTCACCATGTCATTCTTTCAGTTTCACTCAATGTCAAACTGAGATGAATGGGGTTATTTTGGATTCtgatttatctttctttctttggctTCCTTTTGTTAATCAGTTTGTATTTGTGCTCGTGTTCCTCCAGGATTGTGCGCCCTTTCCATCAGCAATGATAACTGCTATCTGGCTTACCCAGGCAGTGCCACGATAGGAGAAGTCCAGGTGTTTGACACAGTCAACCTGGTAGGTGAACCACAACACTGTAAAGCCCCCTGCCCTTCAATGAAAAGCTCTTATATTGAATCTTCCACACAAACCGTAATTCCTTGCTTACATGTCATGGCACAGAAATACTTGTTGCATGTATAGCTGAGGTGCTGTTTCTGTTGCTTATTAAATTGTATAGTGTTTATTGTATGTCATTCTATAAAACGCCCAAAgctgaaatgaaaagtaaattgTCCTGAGAGACTCTGTCCTCACTGCACAGCCAGTGCTTCCTCTCATCAGTCACAGCTAATACTCTCAATTGTTTTTGTCCAATTTGAAGCATCACATCTCTAactattgtctgtgtgtgttttttccagcGAGCGGCTAACATGATTCCAGCCCATGACAGCCCATTAGCGGCTCTGGCCTTCGATGCCAGTGGAACCAAACTGGCCACAGCCTCAGAGAAGGTACGACACTTACAGTACAGTGCACTGACCCGATGTCTATCTGgctttatttgtgtgtgcttttgttttccGCCTGAGCAAATACGGATCACTGTCGTTGCCTCGCCTCTAATCTTTGTCATCCTCTGCGTATCTTGTGTCTCTCGCTTCCTCCCAGGGCACAGTCATTCGTGTCTTCTCAATCCCAGAGGGACAGAAGCTCTTTGAGTTTCGAAGAGGAGTCAAGAGGTAGATGGTTTGATCTTTGACTACACTTCAGAAATGAAAGCTGTTTTACTGTGATGAaccgaattttttttttgtgtttgcttttcatATGTGCCGCACATTTTTGTTCACCTGCTTCCCCGTACGTGTGGGTTTCTTATTTTAGGTGTGTGAGCATCTGCTCGTTGGCGTTCAGCATGGAAGGCCTGTACCTGTCGGCCTCCAGCAACACGGAGACGGTCCACATCTTCAAATTAGAGACGCAGAAGGAGAAGTATGTGTACGTACCTTTTGGTCTCCGTTCTTTTAcgtcagactttaaaaaaaaaaaaaaaagccgctGGGGGTGGGGATTACTGCCCATTTACTTAAGCTTCATATTCCTCAGAGTAACAGAGGCTTCTCacattctgtatgtgtgtgtgtataggccAGCGGAGGAGCCCACCACATGGGGAGGGTACCTAGGCAAGGTCCTGATGGCGTCCACCACCTACCTGCCTTCTCAGGTTACGGAAATGTTCACCCAGGGGCGAGCCTTCGCCACCGTACGTCTGCCTTTCTGTGGACACAAGAACATCTGCGCCTTAGCTGTGtgagtgtatatatacacacacgtatGTACACATACAGCACTgtggttgtttatttgtttgttgttgttgttgttgttgtatggGTCCTGCCTTTATAACATGATGTGAAAGTGGAATCGGAAGTAAAATGCATGACTCAATGCCCGTCTGCTCTCAGGGCCAGACAGGTCATGCAAATTAGTGTTGTGCCTTTCAGTCCCTCTTCAGTTATTATTTACATCATGGTCACCTGTGCTGGTTCTTTATGTTTTGGTCACTTAGATCGTTTTGTCCTTGCACACCCCTGAGATGTCAGTCGGGTCAATCATCTGTGATGTTTAAACTCCAGCTGATGATGTTAACTAATGCAGTCCAGCTCTGTCATGCTAACTACCAGTTTTGCTGCTTCTATAAATTATGAATCACCTAACCTCCTTTGGCCCTGGATTTTATCCAAGAAAATGTTACCCTACATGGTTCAGAAGGAGTTGAAGGAGTCCTAATCACTTTTGTGTTCTATATTTGGCTGTAATCGAGCCATTTGATGAGAAAGTGCTGCAGATCATTTATTCAGCCAAAGATAACTGATCCAAACACAGTTTAAGCAATTGCATGACGGCAGCAACATACAAGCCGTGGTAGCTGAAGGCAgtttttcatcattaaatggaactaaaatactttgtttttgtttgttttaaatcaggATTCAGAAGATTCCCAGGTTGTTGGTGGCAGCGGCCGATGGTTACCTGTATCTGTACAACCTGGATCCACAGGAGGGAGGGGAGTGCACACTTATGAAGCagcacaggtaacacacacacagacacgcgcAGTAAATACAGAGCGAATGTAGCAGATGAACCGTTTCCCCAACACCATAATCTGAAGTTTTTTACACAACCAACAGCCTGAAGTTTTGGGAGTTGTTCTGAGAGTTTGTGCTCCTGGATGTCCTCAGGTTGGACGGCAGTGCTGAGCCAGGCAATGAGATCCTTGAGCAGTCACATGACCGTCCACTTGTGGCCCAAACCTACAGTGCTGCTGTCACTAAAGGTATGTCACTCAAATGCTCACAAGtaccaccttttttttttcttttcattttttagccAGGAAGTTTGGTGGAAAGGATGATTTAATTTGGTTATTGTATTGCATTAGCTATGTTGAATAAATAAGCCGTTGTACATTTGcagatatattatatttatatcctTTTAGAAGTTAGTAATTTCAGGAAGGAAATCGAGaaaaatctttctttctttatgacATTTGACTTTGTTACAGAAATGCACGTACAAAGTTGTTTGTCTGAATAAATGACCTTCGACCTCGTGTTTATTTTAGGTTACTGTGAAGAGCAGGGAGCCGTGGGAGGAGCGGGGCTAGAAGATGACCTCAACGACTTGCGCTTAGAGGACGAGAACGAGCAACCGCCGCTCATCCTCGAAACTGACTGACCTAGTAACCACCAATCAGAGGGCTCCTCTGGTGCTGCTATGAACATGTGACACAAGGGGGGCAGGGGGCAGGATCCAAGACGGGGGTGTTTTTAAACGCTCAAAAAGTGTTCaagagtctgtctgtcagtctgtttgTGCGTTTGTCTGTTCACATACATGTCTATCTTTTCTCCCTcactcccttcctccctccctcatcgGCTCCCCCTTTCTCTCAGTTTGCCTGTGCAGGACAAACTGACGCTTTGCATGTACATGTGCCAACTGCTAAAAACTTGCTCCAATGTGAAAACGAGTatatgcgagtgtgtgtgtatgcgtgtgtgtgtgtgtgtgtgtgtgtgtgtgtgtgttggacgtttgataaaagaaaaaaaatgtagctgtgTCTTCACTTAAGACACAGACGCAAGCACTGTGTAACATGAAAGTGTTTGTGTAAGTGCCTCTCTGCCCCAGCGTCGTGCTTTCTTCTGTTATGAGAGTGGGGGGATCTCTTTGCATTGgctaaataaaatctattttcagTTGTCGGATCTTAACAGACGGTGTGTACCATCTTTTTTCACCCTTTCCTCTCTGACATACAGGAGTGTTGCATCACTCGTCTGGCTCAACTTTACCCTCCAAAGAATGATTTAGAAGCCTTTGGCATGAGGCAGAGGTGTTTGCGTTAAAGAGTGTGCTTGTGCGCTTGTTGCTGAGacctcatctgtgtgtgtgctgggcaTGTACATTAGCAAAACACTGAGTAATTAGACTCAACTTGTCCCCAAACCCCCCACACCACCCGCCCCTCCCCCTTTCACCTCATCCATACAGAGGCTCGTCGGACCTTTCCGTCCTCTCCCCGCCCTCCTCAGGCCCGCCGTCATTGGTTGATTTTAAACTCTTGATATTAATGATCTTTTTCTTATATCTAAATAACCGATCATAGCCAACGATGTGTCATGCGTAAGAAAACATGCATGGTGTTGTTGACGTGGTACTTTGTCCATACATCGAAGACATTTTGGGTTGTTGAGGATCAGATGAGAAAGACGGGAAGCTGTCAGCGTCTTTATTGACAGCCTCCTCACTGTAACTCTATTCTGTACATTACTAGATGTGGAAAGATATCACCACACACCATGTTGTCAGGTTACGACGGAAGAGTTCACACTCCCCGGGATAGTCAGTTAATCTGTGGATTCTTAGTTTGATTGATCTTGAGCTCAGGCTGAGCCTCATCGACTGGTCCAGGATGCTGCATGAGTCCCAACATTAATCCTTTGGTGTCTGAAGCCGCTTAACGAGGATCAGCCGAGGGATTGTCTAGCATTTTCTAATGATTTTGtacaaaatgtgaaacgttcatctgaaacataaaaatgaaaataaattccaTGTTGATGTATGAGATAAAGTgcctttttgttcttgttaCACTTTGGTAACTTTGGTAATTTGCTTATAGGACTCATTGCCTTtctgttgctatggcaacagcATTGATCcaagtttacttcctgtcagctagTTCTTTAGTTCGTTCTTAActacaaaatattatttgacTTTGATTTTACAATAATCTCATGGAATAGGTAAAAAATCTAAACCTGCATGAATTGAATTTCTCCACTTGGGGGCAGTGCAGCAATCTATAAAAAACAGGTATTCTCCCCGTTTGtgcacatccagcagacacagagcaacattagcagtCATGTGGAGTCGTGTTTCTGGTCACTTGATGAATGCGAGTCCAACATGCACTCTCCTTTTTAGCTCTATTATTATCTCCAACAGCTATTTGACtcttttagctgctaaatgctgctGTGTTCTCTGGCTAATCTCTAACTGTACCCGTCTGCCGTTTGGTTCTGTCCAGCTAGCATATCTCACAGTGGTTTTAGCATAGTGTTCTTGCTGAAAAGGCCAATAAGATGGATGGGAATGAACCAACACAGCGAGCTGAGAGAAGCTAAAAAGCTCAGCAGGTCTGTGACAAAGTGCAGTGTTGGGTCGCTGCAAGTGACCTCTTACACTTGTGCATTGTTGCTCAttgattagagcagctttaatgAAGTTTCTTAGAGATGCACACACTCCATTTATTGTTGCAGGCTGCTTCATTAAGTGTGACCCCCCACCTTTCCTCTGAATAAGCCATAGACCTCTCTGCTCATTTGCTTGTAGTTTATTAAGACTTTGCAGCCggccactacacacacacacttttctcacacacacacacacacacacacacacacacacacacacacacacacacacacacacacacacacacacacacacacacacacacacacacacacacacacacacacacacacacacacacacacacacacacacacacagagcacagctTTACCCACATCCCCCCTCCAGTGTAGAGACACTCACTGAGATCATGCAAGGCACATTCACACATACTTATAAACAATATGGGATTCAAAGCagggctgcacagtggtgtagtggttagcactgtcgcctcacagcaagagggacctgggttcgattcccgggctggacaaccttctgtgtggagtttgcatgttctccctgtgtcagagtgggttctctccgggttctccggcttcctcccacagtccaaagacatgctctaaattgcccgtaggtgtgagtgtgaatggttgtctgtctctatatgtcagccctgtgatagactggcgacctgtccagggtgtaccctgccttcgcccattgacagctgggatcggctccagcacccctgcgacccttaactggataagcaggttacggaagatggatggatgggattCAAAGCAAAAGTTGGACACAACCAAAGCTTTGTACCTGAAAGttccaaataaaaacacttttgaatgtacatttaaagcatatagacacacacagtatattCAATGCACACTAACAGTAAAACATACTTAGCGTGCAGGCTAGCGACTAGACGTGAAGTGACCAATCGTAAGACTGCATTGATTAAGACTATCGGTGATGTTGAAGACTCTTTAAACTATTTAAGACTTTCTAAGGAGTTCTGTCTGggtccttttttttccattttccccGGGGGGAGCCTGAGATCATCCTTCCTCAGACGAGTGTCTTCTGGAGGGCTGAATGGGTGCGTGTCACTCTGTGGGGGCACAAAGACAGGCCAGACTGAACAATATTGTTCCAACGATGACGTGCTTTGGAAGTTGTTTAATgcctacgtgtgtgtgtgtgtgtgtgtgtgtgtgtgtgtgtgtgtgtgtgtgtgtgtgtgtgtgtgtgtgtgtgtgtgtgtgtgtgtgtgtgtgtgtgtgtgtgtgtgtgtgtgtgtgtgtgtgtgtgtgtgttttccccctCTATCCGTCCTGTCCTCCACTGGCGGGCTTAGTGACCTGGACGATCTCAACCGAGGTGAAGCCCTTAGAGGTGGAGGCTCGGTTCCTCATCCTCATTTTATTCAGGGTCATCTCTGCCACCTCTGCACGATCCTCAGCATCGTCCAGTTCGTGGAAGGTCTTCCTGTATTTAGACAGGCTGCTGTTGACCTGCAGTGACACAGGCGAGAGGTTTGTTACGTCACAAAACGTCTTGCACAATGTCTTCAGCATTCTCTCTAACTTGTCTGCTTCTGAGGAATTACAAGGAAGTGGCCCATTTTTtgattgacacattttttatgttcTAGACTGTAATGGGATCCAAGTAGCATAATTAAAAGTGACATAATTAAAAGGAATTGTTTAACAATTTGTGAAACATGCTGGcggagagttagatgagaagattgatgcaACTTGGTCTGTTAAATATAAGGCTTCAGCCAGCAGGCTAATAACTTGCTAGTTGTTGGCCAgttagacaaaaataaaaaagtcaaatatccTATCTAAAGATCAACTCCTTGAGTCGTCCCAGTCCAGCTCATTCTCCATCTCCTTGATCCAAGGGAAGAAACAACACAATATGTATGTGttatccttccttccttccaggcaggagacattcattttaatattttattgtgtgatgtgcaTGTATACCAACAACACCTACCTAGAATGCCTAGTCCCTAACACCTAGGCATtcttttatgaatttcttttaTGAATTTCCTTTAtgaatttcctttaaaaactaaTATGGACACATAGAAACCTTGGGCACTTACCTTCTCTTGTTTTACCTTCCATGGGCAGGAGACATGTCTCCAGCCAGTGGTAGAGGACCTGCGGAGACAAAGGAAAGGGTTTAACCACACCCACAaccctttcctaaacctaaccacaccACTGGTCCagccctaaccccaaccctctagctttttattagttttatcagtttttatcCCCTTGAATtgttccttccctcccttccccagTGTCTTTGCCTggttcttgtatttgttttatttattttatccccttatttttttataaaagggttggttttaaaacacagtaaaaaagtaGATGGCCCGTGCCTGTGCACGCCCAACACCTTAGGGTGTTGGATACCCAGtttttaacctaaccctaaccctaacccctaaccctaaccctaaccctaacctaaccccctaacactaccccctaaccctaacccctaaccctaacccctaaccctaaccctaaccctaacccctaaccctaacccctaaccctaaccctaaccctaactgcCAGatgtatttatcacttttaggctcgcaaaagacatttctgcaggatgtagtctcgaaactcgataatgttcattaatacacattaatacacagtttacctccagtttacgcgacattactgccaaaagctgctatttgtcactttaagcccaaaacgaaggatatagtctcgaaactcgataatgttcattaatacacagtttacgccatatttctgccaaaagctggtatttatcactttaaggctccgaaaagacatttctgcaggatatagtcccgcaactcgataatgttcattaatacacagtttacgccatattaccgtcaaaaactgtttaccactataagcctcccaaaacacatttctgctggacatttactgaaatttgggtaatgttcaataatacacagtttacctgcagtttacgccacataactgtgttatttcagtaactatactgcagaaatgtcttttgggaggcttaatgaacattatcgcgttttaggcttaaagtgacaaatagcagcctttggtatgaatgttgcgtaaactgcaggtaaactgtgtattattgaacattacccaaatatcagtaaaaactgtgtattattgaacattatcgagtttcgagactatatcctgcttttggggcttaaagtgataaatagcagcttgtattaatgaacattatcagtttacctgaagttaatGCGatattactgccaaaagctgctatttatcactttaaggctcgcaaaagacatttctgcaggatatagtcccGAAACTCGATattgttcattaatacacagtttacctccagtttacgcgacattactgccaaaagctgctatttatcactttaagcctcataaaacacatttctgcaggatatagtctcgaaactcgataatgttcattaatacacagtttacctccagtttacgcgacattactgccaaaagctgatatttgtcactttaagccaaaaacgaaggatatagtctcgaaactcgataattttcattaatacacagtttacctgtagttaacgctacataacggccaaaagctgctatttatcactttaagcctcctaaaacacatttctgcaggatatagtctcgaaactcgataatgttcattaatacacagtttacctccagtttacgcgacattactgccaaaagctgctatttgtcactttaagcccaatacgaaggatatagtctcgaaactcgataatgttcattaatacacagtttacgccatatttctgccaaaagctggtatttatcactttaaggctccgaaaaggcatttctgcaggatatagtcccgaaactcgataatgttcattaatacacagtttacctgtagttaacgctacataactgccaaaagctgctatttatgactttaagcctcctaaaacatatttctgcaggatatagtctcgaaactcgataatgttcattaatacacagtttacctccagtttacgcgacattactgccaaaagctggtatttatcagtTTAANNNNNNNNNNNNNNNNNNNNNNNNNNNNNNNNNNNNNNNNNNNNNNNNNNNNNNNNNNNNNNNNNNNNNNNNNNNNNNNNNNNNNNNNNNNNNNNNNNNNACcaggtgatcagttgacagctctgctcctctcacccgagtgtccaagacatacggccgcaggtctgatgacacaactacaaagtcgatcatagacctttggcctagggtgttctggtaccaagtacacttatgaacctccctatgctcaaacatggtgtgtgttatggacagtccatgactagcacagaagtcctacaacaaagcaccactcgggttcagatcgggcaggccgttcctcccaatcacacccctccaggtttctccatcgttacccacgtgagcgttgaagtctcccagaagaactatggagtccccagtcggcgcctttccagaacaccacccaaggactccaagaaggccacagactccgaactgccgtttggtgcataggcacaaacaacagtcagagactttcctcctgcgattcccagaagcagagaggcgaccctctcgttctccggggagaactccagaacagcggcgctcagccggggcttgtgagtatccccacacccgcccggcgcctctcaccctgggcaactctggaaaaggaaaaagtccagcccctctacaggagtttggttccagaaccggtgctatgcgtggaggtgagcccaactatatctagttggtagcgttccacctcccgcaccagctccggttccttccccgccagagaggtgacattccacgtccctagagctagtctgtgatgccgggggtcagcacgcccaggtttccgccccagcctggggcgaggttgaaaaaagtcaggaaaaagtCCAAATTTAGCATGCCTAAAAAACGtcaggaaaaagtcataatatagcttgtcgaaaaagtcatgaaaaaaatcatagtttagcatgccgaaaaaagtcataaaaaagtcatagttgccgaaaaaagtaatagtatagcatgtcgaaaaaagtcattaaaaaaataataatatagcatgtcgaaaaaagtcatgaaaaaagtaatagtttttcgataaaagtcataaaaaagtaacagcacgttgaaagaagtcataaaaaggttatagtgtagtatgtcgaaagaattcatgaaacagtcataatatagcatgtcgaaaaaagtcataaagaaatcataattcagcatgtcgaaaaaagttgtaatatggcatgtcgaaaaaggtcataaaaaagtcatagtatagcatgtcgaaaaaagtcatataaaagtcatagtttagcatgtcgaaaaagtcatgaaaaaatcatagtttagcaagccaaaaaaagtcataaaaaagtcatagtttagtatgtcgaaaaaagtcatgaaaaaaatcatagtttagtatgtcgaaaaaagtcatgaaagtcatagtgtagcatgtcgaaaaatgtcatgaaaaaatgtcagtttgtcgaaaaaagtcatgaaaaagtaataataaagcatgttgaaagaagtcataaaaaagtgatagtatagcatgtcgaaaaaagtcatgctaaagtcacggtatagtatgtcgaaaaaaaatatataaaagtcattgcttagcatgtcgaaaaagtcataatatagcatgtcgaaaaaatcatgaaaaagtcacagttcagcatgtcgaaaaagtcatgaaaaagtcagtttagcatgtcgaaaaagtcatgaaagaaatcatagtttagcatgccgaaaaaagtaatagtatagcttgtcgaaaaaagtcattaaaaaaaataataatatagcatgtcggaaaaagtcatgaaaaagtcatagtttagcatgtcgaaaaagtcatgaaagaaatcataaaaaatttagcatgtaaaaaaagtcataaaaaagtaataatatagcatgtcgaaaaaaagtcatgaaaaaagtcatagtttttcgataaaagtcataaaaaagtaacagcacgttgaaagaagtaataaaaaggttatagtgtagtatgtcgaaagaattcatgaaacagtcataatatagcatgtcgaaaaaagtcataaagaaatcataattcagcatgtcgaaaaaagttgtaatatggcatgtcgaaaaaggtcataaaaaagtcatagtttagcatgtcgaaaaaagtcatataaaagtcatagtttagcatgtcgaaaaagtcatgaaaaagtcatagtttagcatgtcgaaaaaagccataaaaaagtcataat
This genomic window from Anoplopoma fimbria isolate UVic2021 breed Golden Eagle Sablefish chromosome 11, Afim_UVic_2022, whole genome shotgun sequence contains:
- the wipi2 gene encoding WD repeat domain phosphoinositide-interacting protein 2 isoform X1; this translates as MNLASQSGDAGGSQLLFANFNQDNTSLAVGTKSGYKFFSLSSVDKLEQIYECTDTEDVCIVERLFSSSLVAIVSLKAPRKLKVCHFKKGTEICNYSYSNTILAVKLNRQRLIVCLEESLYIHNIRDMKVLHTIRETPPNPSGLCALSISNDNCYLAYPGSATIGEVQVFDTVNLRAANMIPAHDSPLAALAFDASGTKLATASEKGTVIRVFSIPEGQKLFEFRRGVKRCVSICSLAFSMEGLYLSASSNTETVHIFKLETQKEKYVPAEEPTTWGGYLGKVLMASTTYLPSQVTEMFTQGRAFATVRLPFCGHKNICALAVIQKIPRLLVAAADGYLYLYNLDPQEGGECTLMKQHRLDGSAEPGNEILEQSHDRPLVAQTYSAAVTKGYCEEQGAVGGAGLEDDLNDLRLEDENEQPPLILETD
- the wipi2 gene encoding WD repeat domain phosphoinositide-interacting protein 2 isoform X2, with protein sequence MNLASQSGDAGGSQLLFANFNQDNTSLAVGTKSGYKFFSLSSVDKLEQIYECTDTEDVCIVERLFSSSLVAIVSLKAPRKLKVCHFKKGTEICNYSYSNTILAVKLNRQRLIVCLEESLYIHNIRDMKVLHTIRETPPNPSGLCALSISNDNCYLAYPGSATIGEVQVFDTVNLRAANMIPAHDSPLAALAFDASGTKLATASEKGTVIRVFSIPEGQKLFEFRRGVKRCVSICSLAFSMEGLYLSASSNTETVHIFKLETQKEKPAEEPTTWGGYLGKVLMASTTYLPSQVTEMFTQGRAFATVRLPFCGHKNICALAVIQKIPRLLVAAADGYLYLYNLDPQEGGECTLMKQHRLDGSAEPGNEILEQSHDRPLVAQTYSAAVTKGYCEEQGAVGGAGLEDDLNDLRLEDENEQPPLILETD